In Capsicum annuum cultivar UCD-10X-F1 chromosome 8, UCD10Xv1.1, whole genome shotgun sequence, the genomic window TAATCACCTTTTCAATAGAATCATTGATGATATTGAATTAGTTTTTGTCAAATTAAATGGACTTAATTTTGTGATTTGCAGAGTCGAATTTGCAGACATTTCCACCTTCCAGTTCCCAGGGCAAAATCTCTGCTGCTTCTGGACCTCCACGTGATGCTGACGGTAACTCCGACTAATCTACTCATATACGTactgttttttttatttgaaatttaatttgGTTTATCGTAGTATGATTGCTATTATAAAGCGTGTAGTTTTCAGCTAAATGCAGCTGATTTAATGTTTATCGGTGTTTATATTCTACAATTGATTGATCCATCTTGTCATGCTTGGATTATCATTGTGGTTGTCCATGATACTGTTCTTGTGGCAGCGGTGATTTGAATCAGCATCCTGATAACACTGACATTGACAACATGTTTGACCTTGATATGATTTGAATTGTTAACTTGACAGCTGATATGTTTTAATCAACTAAAGATAATGGACATTATTATATTTGTCAACACTGTTCTGAATTTACTGGTGAAAAAATTTCTAGACTGGCATCTTTTACTTGGTGCACTTTCATATGCCTATAGAAGAGGTGGAGAGATGTTGGCATGCTACTGGTTAGAAGTGCCAAAGTGGGGAAGATCTTTAAATTTTCCAAGCAACTACAAGGTTAATTTAAGAATGTAAGTTTTTTTAACAAATGTAAGTTTTTTTAACAAAACAAGTTAGTCGAAAGCGCTAGTTCCTGCTTCCATCTCCTTTTAGATAGTGCCTGTCCAAATCAATGTCTTGGAAGTTTGGCTGGAGCAGAGAGCAATTCAGTCCTGATCTTGCTTTGTGGAGATGAAACAATTAGAAAAGAGGAGAAATTGAGTTCTTTAGCTAATGAAGTTTTTAAAGAATTCTTGTTATGGAAGATCTTGATAGTCGGCAAGGCACTACAAATAGCAGTGAGGTTATTCATCAGAATGGGAGTCAAAATCAGATAAATTTTGGGATGTAATGATGCTTCTGATTGTTATGCTAGTGGTCTAGTACTATATGGTAGAATCATAAAAAAGAACTTGTTTTGCCAATAATAGGAAAGACGAATATAGTTTGGTGTGGATTTATTAGTCAAAATGAGGTGAGGAAGAAATCTTTTTTCCAggataaaaataggaaaataaggaAGTTCCAGAACGGGTCTCGAGGGGTTACGATAATGTGGTTATGTTTACTCTAGGTATACCTAGTTCTTTACAGGTTGTATCATTTGGTGCTCCTTCATATTGACTATTGAGTTATTTCATTATCTCCAAAGCGTAAACTGAAGGAAGCTGCAAGTGATGCTATTCTGTCCTTCCCGTTATGTTATTAGTACTTTTAgcaaatttatttttcttgattcaaGTTGAATTACTTCTATTCTCTTTttgtttaataattataattttgtttttGTAGATACATTCTCTAAACCAGTATCTGGTTCTGATGAGCCCCAACAGGGCGGTTGGTTCCGTGCTTTCACTATTGCTGCTTATAAGCCATATTTTGATGTTGATACCTCTGATGTTCTAGAGAGGATAAAAGATTCACTCCTTCCTTTCACGGGATCCTTTTCAGAGAAGACTGCCGATAACCCAGATTTGTATGCTCCCCCCTCTTTCATTTTCTTTACTGAATTGGTCTTTATTCTCTTATATTATTCTGAATTACAGATCTTATGCGTTATGAAAACGTATCACTCGTATTTATTTCCTGGAAATATAAGTTTTTTGGACTTTTACCATTTTCTGAAAATAGGGTGGGGGTTGACCATTATTAAaagacatttatatttttttatcccATTTACTTCCATCAGTTCTCTGCCCTAGGTGTTTCCCGTTTCTAGGAGAGCAAAAATCCATCTTCTCTTTAACACTTCTCTTCTTGGATATTATTGTTCTAATTTTGGTTTTGGGGGAGATCCCCCTTAACGAGTATCCCTTTCTGGCAATTCCATCCTACAATATTCTCATTGATCAACTATTTAGACCTTAACTTTTTACCTCGCTTAAAATCAGAAAATGACTAAGAGGCGTTCACTGGCTGAGATTGTTGGCTGGGAGGTTGGCCATGAGCctgaaataatatgacaaagCCAATATTCTCATTGATCAGCTATTTAGACCTCAACTTTTTTACCTCCTTAGAATCAAATAATGACTAAGAGACATTTACCGGCTGAGATTGCTGGCTGAGAGGTTGTCTAGTGGCAAAGTCAATATTCTTGAATTGTTCAATTTGAATAGTGATTTATTTTGGTGTTGAAGTTCCAATGAGTGCTGGTTGTAAGGGGATGGTGTAGTGTAATGTCAGGCTAGCAGATCTGGAACGATTCTTTATAACTCTTGTAACTATAAAGATTTGTTGGTTctcgttttttttttaattataaataaactGGCTCCCCACTTGGTGCgattacactgggtttgttgttgttgttgataaatAAACTGGCTGTTGTGTTTCTTGTTCATCTAAAGTTTATGTCAACTGAAATTCCCGCATGAAAAACTTAAATGGAACTGAAAGAGAAATTCTGTTTATGTTCCCTCAATTCTCTGTTAGATTTAGGATTTTAACCAAAGGGAGGTTGTTTCAAATTCTGGTGGTATATTTTGAAAATTACTATTACAGAAAAACCAATAAGAAAAAGTTGCGCTGGCATCTTTTTCAATTTCGAGTTGGAAATTGTGCTGTGcgttttttttataattttttttaacaaaggtTGAAAAATTGTTTGTATGTAGCATCAGTACAATGCACAGCGCAATTTGTGCTGTGCATTGTACTGATGCTTGTGTATTTTTGTGCAAATCATCTGATTTCTATCATATGTGCatttgttttgatttcttattCTCTCCCTTATATCTACATGTCTTCTATTATGATATTAGGATTGTTTAggtactttatttattatttggatcttttatttccttagtgtttcaattcttaaattttgtttttacttttctttacttTGGAGTGCTTAGTGggttttgtttcgtgtgtttggGGATTGGGGGTAAATCATTCAGCTACTCATTGCCTCCTGTTTCATCTACTTTATGCGTGTTCCTCTATCATTTCTGTCCTGGTATAAAAGCtcatgtttgtttgttggcaAGTGGCAAGCTTATTATGGTCATACTGGTACCTTGCTTGAACGCTGCTTTATGTGATGGTTATCGAATTTGTTTCAagaaaagttacttcagttgttGACTTTATGGTACATTATGACTGGTCTCGTGCCCTTGCTTCTTTTTCACTTGGTTTCCAATTGGTTTGCTTTTTCGGAATTGGAACTGTGCCTATGGTATTTCAATACCTTCATGACAAGTAACAAATCAAACAACCTACCAAAATAGCAAGTAAAGGTTTGCCACTACTGCCCCGCTGGTATGTCTTTAGCCCCAGCTTTACCTGTTCAGTGAACAAGAAGAAGCTCGATCAGAACTTCCCTGCAGGAAATTTTTGCTAAAGGGTGCAATGTAGGAAGAGAAGCTATGTTTGCAAACGTTGCATCTAAACCAGCCCAAACTCTTGCCAGATGCTTAAATTAGCCATTATCTGCACTCGGTGGTGCCAGACTAGTTTGTGCCTTAGCCCTTAAGATATTATCTGTGCATTTTTCAGTTGTTTCCATAGTTGCAAACTTCTCTACCATAATTATTCAATTTCTTCATTTCAGGTATGGCCCATTCTGGATATGCAGTACCTTGGTTTTTGTTGCGGCTTCCATTGGTACATTTATTACCTATATAGCACACAAGCTACACAACAAGGAGTGGAACTATGACATCAACCTTGTCACTTGGTCTGCGGGTTTATTCTATGGTTATTCCACTATAGTTCCTCTTTGCTTGTTTGTAGTCCTCAAATACTTCTCTGCCCCATCTGGCCTCGTTCAGCTGCTGTGCCTTTATGGCTATTCCCTTTTTGTCTTCATTCCAGCGTTGGTAAGTTTATGTAATTATAGTATACTGGATCAATGATTGCACTATCATTTTTAGTTTGTAGGATCCATACTAAGATTTATGGTTACTGTGTTACAGTGTCTGTCTCTTGTTCCCTGGGAGATAGTGAGATGGGTGGTTGCTGGTGTAGCTGGCTTCATGTCTGCCACATTTGTTGCTACTAATCTGAAGCACCACATAGCATCGGCTGGCGAAAGGTGGTTCTTTATTGTGGCTGCTATCTTCCTGTTGCAACTTGCTCTTGCTTTGGTATTGAGGGTTTACTTGTTCAACGTCACAGTATAGCTAGTATTGAAATGCGTCTAGGGTTGGTTTGAAtatgtcatgttattaattaGAAGAGAAATCACATTGTCCTTCGTATCACTTTGACTGGAAGTGTGCTTGGTCACTGAAACGGAACTGTATTCATTCATTTTTGACGATATACAATAATATAGTTTCATTTTCACCAAAAGGGTTCATTCTCAGCTTGTGGCCCTCTTTTTCCATAAGTAGGTTTGAGAGTGAGCTAATTTTCAATTTTGTGTCTGCCTTTTCTTACTTTGCTTGCTCCTTTTGGGCTTGGGGTCAACATTGGATTGTGATGATTACTTTGCTATTTTCTCAACTCTTGCATTGTCAGATCATGCATTGTGAGTGCAAATTCAATATATTAAATATACGTATAAGCTTTTTCACAAGTCAATAGAGCATATATGTAGAAAGAATTAATCAAACCGACCCCCTCGAATCTTTTTGAGTTGCCAAGTCGGCTAAAACAAAGGAGGCAATTACTGCAAGCAAATTTGGCCAGTTAGCATTAGAGGCacaagatcataatctcaaagttTAAGCCTATACATTATACAACACGTGTAGTGAAaaagatcataatctcataatagCTACTAACATTTAGCTTGTACACACAACATAATTTTCCGACAAAGAGTGTGCACCTGACCACCCTTTGATATAGGTGGCTCCGCCcacgagagagagagagaggataTTCGTTTTAAGAGCTGACAACGACTCTTTTCACCAGGAAATCATAGTAGAAATGACATTTTCTGCAGGCATAGTTAACAAAAGTTATTACAAGAATTTCAGAAAACAAGAGGGCGGCTACACCCACCCACCCCAGCCTCAAATGGCTTCCTCTAGATGCTACGCGTCTAGCTCTCAAGTGCTCATTTTCCAATACGTTTAGTGCATTGGAAATACTAGTTTGCTACTTTGCTTAATAAGAAAATTAGGCATTAGTAAAAGGCCAAAACAAAACAAGTTGCCCAAACAAAAAAACTCGTCATATGAAATGGGAAGGACTAgttttaattaaatcaataaggCTGTCTGTTAACTTGTTAATAAAAAAAAGCAAGTACCAAAACATATTATAAGTTAGAAAATTTTAGTACTCACGTATGGTACGTTAAGCTTTAATAACTTGTTTTACTATAGTATCTAATTAAACAAAATGTCACAAGATTTTATGGTCAGAAAGAGATCAAGCCTCAAAGCAAAGAGATGACAAATCCAAGGAGTATATGATTATTTAATAGTACAAATCTCTACTTTTAAGAGAGGttagaacaaaagaaaaaacaaagataGTAT contains:
- the LOC107839553 gene encoding protein YIPF1 homolog encodes the protein MMSSNYTAIDNQNVSGSVPAVADPPGQVAVKFTESNLQTFPPSSSQGKISAASGPPRDADDTFSKPVSGSDEPQQGGWFRAFTIAAYKPYFDVDTSDVLERIKDSLLPFTGSFSEKTADNPDLYGPFWICSTLVFVAASIGTFITYIAHKLHNKEWNYDINLVTWSAGLFYGYSTIVPLCLFVVLKYFSAPSGLVQLLCLYGYSLFVFIPALCLSLVPWEIVRWVVAGVAGFMSATFVATNLKHHIASAGERWFFIVAAIFLLQLALALVLRVYLFNVTV